A stretch of the Mesorhizobium huakuii genome encodes the following:
- a CDS encoding alpha/beta fold hydrolase translates to MDHRDDDLRKFEAHSATPLPTAGDEGHVEHEGAKIWYATFGAGFPVILLHGGLGHSGNWGFQVPALVEGGYRVVLIDSRGHGRSTHDERPYKYELMASDVLAVMDTLNLKKAAVVGWSDGACVALILGMKAADRVTGVFFFGCNMDASGTKDFEPSPVIERCFGRHAKDYAELSATPDQFDAFVKAVSLMMKTEPNYSAAELALTRVPVAIVQSEHDEFIKDEHANYLARSVPGTELIILPGVSHFAPLQRPGQFNGVLLAFLGKIHS, encoded by the coding sequence ATGGACCATCGCGACGACGATCTCAGGAAATTCGAAGCACATAGCGCCACGCCCCTGCCGACCGCGGGGGACGAAGGCCATGTGGAACATGAGGGCGCAAAAATCTGGTACGCCACGTTTGGCGCCGGCTTTCCCGTGATCTTGTTGCATGGCGGCCTCGGCCATAGCGGCAATTGGGGATTTCAGGTTCCCGCACTGGTGGAGGGTGGCTACCGGGTCGTGCTGATCGACAGCCGCGGCCACGGGCGCAGCACCCACGACGAACGGCCTTACAAATACGAACTGATGGCTTCCGACGTCCTGGCCGTGATGGACACGCTGAACTTGAAAAAGGCGGCCGTGGTGGGTTGGAGCGATGGCGCCTGCGTTGCCCTGATCCTTGGCATGAAAGCCGCCGACCGCGTCACGGGCGTCTTCTTCTTCGGCTGCAACATGGATGCGAGCGGTACGAAGGACTTCGAGCCCAGTCCGGTTATCGAGCGGTGTTTCGGCCGGCACGCCAAGGACTATGCCGAACTGTCGGCGACGCCGGACCAGTTCGACGCATTCGTCAAAGCCGTCAGCCTGATGATGAAGACCGAACCCAATTATTCCGCCGCCGAGCTGGCACTGACGCGCGTGCCCGTGGCAATCGTTCAAAGCGAGCATGACGAGTTCATTAAAGACGAACACGCGAACTATCTCGCCCGCAGCGTCCCGGGAACGGAATTGATCATCCTGCCTGGCGTCAGCCATTTCGCGCCGCTGCAACGGCCCGGGCAGTTCAACGGCGTGCTGCTGGCCTTCCTCGGAAAAATTCATTCTTAA
- a CDS encoding DegT/DnrJ/EryC1/StrS family aminotransferase, with the protein MDITLAPEVLKGADISRIPVYEPFLAGNVPHYVNECLSTGWISSRGGFISRFETAFAEFVGADDAVSVANGTVAIHLALVALGIGPGDEIVVPSFTYIASVNTILQTGATPVFVDSLESTLQIDPSAIRKAITQRTKAVMAVHLYGHPCEMDSIVALCQEFGILLIEDCAEAFGSRWSGQHVGTFGDAATFSFFGNKTITTGEGGMVLARDPEILERCRRLKNQGVSTSREYWHDMLAYNYRMTNIEAAIGVAQMEIASSILEMKRRLAEAYRSDLSGLPLRTHDPIGDVVHSHWMCSVIVDDPKDRDPLRVHLSERGIETRPFFRQAHRMPHCSAQGDFPVGESLSARGINLPSYPGLTSGQVGRICADVRSFLGNLRSFVTTRPGLGLLEPAVDYLEVHPES; encoded by the coding sequence ATGGACATCACGCTTGCGCCAGAAGTATTAAAGGGTGCCGACATAAGCCGTATTCCCGTCTATGAGCCTTTTTTGGCCGGGAATGTACCTCACTATGTGAACGAATGCCTCTCCACGGGTTGGATTTCGTCCCGCGGCGGATTCATATCGAGGTTCGAGACCGCATTTGCGGAGTTTGTCGGCGCGGATGACGCAGTAAGTGTCGCCAACGGCACTGTAGCCATCCACCTGGCGCTAGTGGCACTGGGGATAGGGCCCGGCGACGAGATCGTTGTGCCAAGTTTCACGTATATCGCGTCAGTGAACACCATCCTGCAAACCGGCGCGACGCCAGTCTTTGTCGATTCACTCGAATCGACGCTTCAGATCGATCCTTCTGCGATTCGAAAAGCTATTACACAGCGAACCAAAGCGGTCATGGCTGTTCATCTCTACGGCCACCCGTGCGAGATGGACTCGATCGTCGCCCTTTGCCAAGAGTTCGGAATTCTTCTGATAGAAGACTGCGCGGAAGCCTTCGGGTCCCGGTGGAGTGGGCAGCACGTCGGAACCTTCGGGGACGCAGCGACATTCAGTTTTTTCGGCAACAAAACGATCACTACGGGGGAGGGCGGCATGGTGCTAGCGCGTGATCCAGAAATTCTGGAGCGATGCCGTAGGCTTAAGAACCAGGGAGTTTCGACCAGTCGCGAATATTGGCACGATATGTTGGCATATAACTATCGCATGACAAATATTGAGGCGGCCATCGGTGTGGCGCAGATGGAGATCGCTTCGAGCATTCTGGAGATGAAGCGCCGACTGGCGGAAGCCTATCGTTCTGACTTGTCAGGCCTGCCTCTACGCACGCATGATCCTATCGGGGACGTTGTCCATTCTCATTGGATGTGTTCAGTAATTGTCGATGATCCGAAAGACAGGGACCCGCTTCGGGTACATCTGTCAGAACGAGGAATAGAAACCCGTCCATTTTTCCGCCAGGCCCATCGAATGCCTCATTGTTCCGCCCAAGGGGACTTCCCGGTTGGTGAGAGCCTTAGTGCTCGCGGGATCAATCTCCCAAGCTACCCTGGCTTGACCTCCGGGCAGGTCGGTAGGATTTGCGCCGACGTGCGTTCCTTTTTGGGTAATCTGAGGAGTTTCGTAACGACGCGGCCCGGCCTCGGGCTATTGGAACCAGCTGTGGACTACCTAGAGGTGCACCCGGAATCGTGA
- a CDS encoding sulfotransferase family 2 domain-containing protein, translated as MMQGILQRLYKPARIDIRDPKDPLAFVHIPKTAGTAFVEYLMTNIGDPSKIAPPFMGDMAATQDSSSPFRLYWGHYDYFLLKGTGRKFTYLTFLRHPLARAVSQWKSWSTPSNLTDEWLKAMQPYQIEAVRFSQTATLEEFIMSENLYIEGHIRDVQTRYLADQPDRPGMLNSAKRNLEDAFSYFGIVERFEESIQLFRSSFASTLPYTVSTGSENRSNKATSELSPSAMARLRSLNSNDFELYEFGCRLFDKRIRGASRR; from the coding sequence ATGATGCAGGGCATTTTGCAACGTCTGTACAAACCAGCGCGGATAGACATCCGCGATCCCAAGGACCCGTTAGCGTTCGTTCATATCCCGAAGACGGCAGGGACTGCATTCGTGGAATACCTAATGACGAATATCGGCGATCCCTCGAAGATCGCTCCACCCTTTATGGGGGATATGGCGGCTACGCAGGATTCTAGCAGCCCATTCAGACTCTACTGGGGGCACTACGACTATTTTCTGCTCAAAGGGACCGGGAGAAAATTCACTTACCTGACCTTCCTTCGGCACCCATTGGCCCGAGCAGTTTCACAATGGAAATCGTGGTCAACTCCTAGCAATCTGACCGACGAGTGGCTGAAAGCGATGCAACCCTACCAAATAGAAGCTGTACGCTTTTCGCAAACGGCAACCCTTGAAGAGTTCATTATGTCGGAGAACCTCTATATCGAGGGGCATATCAGGGACGTGCAAACTCGGTATTTGGCAGATCAACCCGACAGACCGGGCATGCTCAATAGTGCGAAGCGCAATCTCGAAGATGCTTTTAGCTATTTTGGCATAGTTGAACGTTTTGAAGAATCGATCCAATTGTTCAGATCGAGCTTTGCGAGCACATTGCCCTACACGGTTTCTACCGGAAGCGAAAATAGGTCGAACAAGGCAACTTCCGAATTGTCGCCCAGCGCGATGGCACGTCTGCGCAGCCTGAATTCGAATGATTTTGAACTGTACGAGTTTGGCTGCAGGCTGTTCGACAAGCGAATTCGAGGAGCCTCCCGACGGTGA
- a CDS encoding sterol desaturase family protein has protein sequence MDIFGIKALLISALIFIPFEHLFHERPQKTLRKGLGVDLIYVLFNGLIIKAVIVLIAANTLDAAAILVPQSMTHAVGGQPVWLQVAEIILITDIGVYWTHRAFHEIPALWKFHAVHHGIEDLDWLGAFHSHPVDAILTKAISLTPIFFLGFSETSIAVFSSIYFGHTLLVHSNLRIPFGPLKWLIASPQFHRWHHANQREAYDKNFAGQLPVLDMVFGTYNATGNKVPEKYGVDDPIPSSYVGQVSYPLLPRGKRSDRPVPSTEA, from the coding sequence ATGGACATATTTGGCATCAAGGCACTGTTGATCTCCGCATTGATCTTCATTCCGTTCGAACATCTGTTCCACGAACGCCCCCAGAAGACCCTCCGCAAGGGCCTGGGTGTCGATCTGATCTATGTGCTATTCAACGGCCTCATCATAAAAGCAGTCATCGTTCTGATCGCGGCCAACACACTCGACGCCGCCGCAATCCTGGTCCCGCAATCCATGACGCACGCCGTCGGTGGCCAGCCCGTCTGGCTGCAGGTCGCGGAAATCATCTTGATCACCGATATCGGCGTCTACTGGACACACCGGGCCTTCCACGAAATCCCCGCGCTTTGGAAATTCCATGCCGTTCACCACGGCATCGAGGATTTGGATTGGCTCGGCGCTTTCCACTCCCACCCGGTCGACGCCATCCTCACTAAGGCAATATCGCTGACGCCGATCTTTTTCCTTGGATTCTCGGAAACCTCGATCGCCGTCTTTTCATCCATCTATTTTGGACACACGCTGCTTGTTCATTCGAACCTGCGGATTCCGTTCGGCCCCTTGAAGTGGCTGATCGCCAGCCCGCAATTCCATCGCTGGCACCATGCCAACCAGCGCGAGGCCTATGACAAGAACTTCGCCGGGCAATTGCCTGTCCTCGACATGGTGTTCGGCACCTACAATGCCACTGGCAACAAGGTGCCGGAAAAATACGGCGTCGATGATCCGATCCCATCCAGCTACGTCGGGCAGGTCAGCTATCCGCTCCTGCCTCGTGGGAAACGATCGGATCGTCCAGTGCCGAGCACCGAAGCCTGA